Genomic DNA from Magnolia sinica isolate HGM2019 chromosome 4, MsV1, whole genome shotgun sequence:
GCTTCTTGCGGTTTTTTAAAAatgtgggaaaaaaaaatatagagaGAGAGTTCTTGCAAGTTGCAACTTTGATTGTTGAATCTTGATCGAGGAGGAGAGATTCTTTTAAACTTGATTGTTGTTTGAACTTCGAAGGAGGAGTGATTCTTTTAACCATTTTACTAAAACAGActctttatttttttgttcaaTATGCAAACATTTCAATGATTTCTTTAAGCCACTTGTTGCAAGCTTTTTTGTTGAAAACTTTTGTCGAATATACATAATATTTTCTAATATCCTAACATTTTAGAAGGTTTTATTAATACTTACCTTTCTTTGGGGATTACttctttaaaattatatttccaatgaATCTCTTTTTGGTGAACCATTTtgtttgattatatatattttttaaattagaTATCATCCCATCTTATTTATGGGAGAAGTTGATATCCAGCCAGCCTAAATTTCCGAAGGGTGCTAAGACCCATCCACTTTACACGTTTGCCATTTTAGACTTCCCAAATCTGTTGCCTGTTTGTGGAAGGAACATAACCTGGAAATCCCAGCCAGCCTAAATTTATGACAGATTCTATGATCCATCCGCGTACAAGTGTCATACACGTATGCCATTCCATACTGCCCAAATCTGGTGCCCGTTTGCGGAAGGAACATAGCCTGGAAATCTGGATCACTGAAAGCTGGGGCACGTCTATGTGAAATTCTGGCCTTTATTTCTTTACTAAAATGTTGCTAGTTTAGCCTGTGCATTGTGCATTTCCTCTTCAGACAATAATCTCATGTACATTGGCAAATGATGCCTTTTTGTTGCTTTTGCTGTCATGTTCCTGACATTTTAGAGAAACGAAATGATCGAAGCTTTTGGATTCTACCCTTTTGATGATGTAACAAAAAATGTAGACCAACCGGCTGTAACTGGCCTTTGGTTAATTGTTCTTTGATTTGGATTCATCTAGTAATTTGTATCACAATTTTCTTCCTTGTTCCCTTTTCTATTAACCTTGAATTGGTACAAATGTTAGTAATGTATTATTATAAAATATGAGTGGGTTTCTTTTATGATGGTTATACTTTCAATATAAGTGTTCAAACTGGCCTTTTagttaaatgttttttttttttaaggaaaaaaaaaacaacttggaTTGACCTTGTAAAAAGGGCGGTAGTGTCAAATTCTAtacttttgttttttgttaacCTTGATATGTTGCATTCTTATTTGCCGATTAAAAAATGTtgcatttgggttttttttttttgcagaatgGACAGATTCGGCGCGAGCTGGTTTTCTTGATGTTTTAAACCCAGGTGGTGCACAAAGGTCAGCATTTCACCTTCTCTCATTAGGCACATGTCGTTCAGCATGAGTCGTTCTACCTCGTCCTTTTTAGTTTCAGTGGCTTGATTTGAAATTGTCTTGTAATACTTTAGTCCTTTATTCCTCCATTCATTTATTGTCTCAAACCATTTCATTGCTGTGCTTTAAGTTCTGGTTGATTAGATCTTTAAAAAGAATTAAGCAAAGAAATCTTATCAAAAAAATGCACCTTTGTAATTTTTTGCATTGGATATATGTAGCTAGATATTAATCCTACTCGAAGTTATGTTGATGTTCCTGATTACTTAGTGCAACTGGTCAGTAATGCAGTTTATGTAGGAATTTAACTAACTTCTTGATTGATTTTGATCTTCGAACACGTAGTCATCATATGATATGTCCCCAACAACTCCAACTGCCCAAATATCAGCATTTGCGGGAATTTTCCAATAAAATCTGTACATAGATTTCAATTCCAGCAACTATGATTAGTTTCCAACAGTGCAAACACAATTTTCAGCCACCAAAATTGGATTTCCAGCAATTAGATATAAAATCCAGCTCACAATCAACCATAAATCCAAATGACCGGAGTGAATTGCAGCACCTATTGCTAGATTCTAACAATCAAAATTCTCTAGGAAAATCCACAACTGGCCCATATGCACAAATATGCCATGAAGAGAAGGCTTCAATTTTAATTGGCATTTTAGAATAAACCCCCCCAAAACAAAATGTGCCTCACTGTTAGGAGGGTCGATGTCAGTTATGCAGCCAATCACCCAACCTCTGCCGGGCAATCATGAGAAAGTTGACCCTGAATCAATGATAATGACACCATGTTTAGCTGTCCAAAGATAAAATATAGCAAATCTTCAATCTTCTCTACCACAGAACTGCTAAAACAGCCACACATACTGTATTTAATCCTAAAACCCTCTTAAACATTAGCCTCCTGTCAAATAAGAGACCTAATTAAATGATCCCTTACAAATCCCCATGTGATAGCTGTTTAAGTTCTCCCATTTTGGACTTTTCAGCAAAGAACCCCCAACCTTGCACACATAAGATTAATAGAAAAGGCTGGATGTCAGCACGACCTCCAGCAGGGGTTTTCCTTTTGAGTGCATTGGTTGGTTTTCCTTGCTTTTTCGAGCTGTTTCTTTGGCCCTAGGATCTTTTCTTTAATTGAATTTAAAGTTATTTGCTTAAAAAAAGTCTTGATGCAAGGATTTTGGCCATAATTTTTTATGGTCTGCCAATTAAACTAATTGGCCGATGGTATGGTGACCTCTCAGCTCTTGTAAATCAGTACAATAAATGATACCCCAAAATCCTTGGACAGTGGCCATGATAGAAGAATTCTGATACAAATGTGACCAAGTTGACTTTGATGAGGTCCCAAGAGATTTGAAAGAGGGCAATTCTGATACAAATGCAACCAAGTTGACTTTGATGAGGTCCCAAAAGATTCGAAAGAAGGCCATAGGGTAACCATCTGGCCTTGGGGCTTTGTCTCTTCCTAGGGCTTTGATGGCTTCAAGAATCTCATCTTCTTCTATTTGTCTTTCTACCCAGATGGCATCAGTTAGGCAATTGGTGACATGGTTGATATAGGAATGgggaaattttaagaaaaaattgggTTTCGGGGGAAAAAAGTAATTTTTCCTCTAGGGTTCAAAGTTGAGGTGCAAATACAATTGCCACCTTATCAAGCATTAGGTAACAAAGTTTTTGTATGAAGGGCTCTGATATTGACACCTACCTCGATGGGTTGGCATTCACCCTCTCTTTTCTACTTTTGTTACTGAAAGTAGAAAGAAAGAGCAAAAGTAGAAAGGAAAGGGGGTCCACATCAATCAGGCTGGGAGTATATACTGGCTCCCTCAATTTCTTAACAGGAATATAGTAGGGTTATTCAATTTCTATAGTGGATACATAACAACTTGCTTTCTTCAAGTTGTCCTTGATGCACCCAAAAACATTGTAGAATCCATTTTATTCTTTAAGCTGCCTTTTGCGTTTATTCATAGGTTAGACACGTTTGAGGTGACGTATTCACTTTTTGACTGTGCTCTAGATCATGATAGTCCATTTTGCGTTATGTTATGACTCCGTATCAGGAGCATGTGTTGCCCCATTGGGGCCTTCATGTAAAGAGTGATCAGAACTGTCCATGTTCTAGGTGTTATCCTAGACGGGCCACGGTAATAAACTTATGCTGAATGAATGATTTTGACCAACGGTATGTGTTGATGTGTTTGGTCTGTTGAAAGGAAAATTCTGATGGATCACATTCAACTCCACAAATTGATTGTCTGGTCATCCTTCAGTGTGGTTATTGGATCTTAGGCCAGTCAAAGGAGTGCCCAGAGAATAGACGGTTCCTATCATCTTACCATCTATACCTCTGGGCTGCATGGGGTGGCACATGCTGGTGATCTTCAGTTGTGTTAGAGCAGATGAATACAAATAGTAACATCCCATTATACTATCATTGCATATGACGGTGATGAGCTAATCCAATTCTCCATTTGCGGTGTGGAGTATATTTTCCATGGAAGACTAACTACCAACATTTTGGAAAGAGGGACACTAGGACAGCAGCGGCAACTGGAAAGAGGGACACTaggacagcagcagcagcaggaggagGAAGAACCAAAAGCCCCTGATATGGCACTTTCGGCAGCTGGAAATTCCACTGTCGCTGGGGGTTGTCCCGCTGCTGGAAAGCCCCTCACAACAGTGGATTTCTCGGCTACCAGAAGCCCTTCTCACAACTTAATTCATTCAGTTTGACACTAATATCTTCGAAGAGGCCTATGATTAGTTCCGAACGTGGATTGTTTAAGATGATGATGTTTGCTGAGTAAAAAGTTGAAAACTGTTAGCAGCTTAGCTTCCAAATCAGTGTGCTATTTTTGCATATGCGGCTTCTTTCCACTGGAATATCTCTAAGAGTACGAACACTTGACAATGAGATGAAAAAGTGAAGCACGTGAATCCCTTTCCATATCAAATCCATAAAGTAAGAAGTTGAGCTTGAAATTGATGAGCAGAAACAGAAACTCAGAATCTGGTTGAAGTTTAAATGACGTGTGGAAGCAGCTTTCTTTGCCGGCATGAACTGAATTAGAGCTTTTGCTTCTCTGTTTTTCTGGGTATTTCTCTCCATGAAGATAAGCCCTTCATATTGAACATACTGAATTCTCATATGCACACCCACACGCTCATCGTACTTTTATGCTATAATGATAAGTAATGTATAATTTTATTCACAGTATGTGTAATGCTGCAAGCCTATTTTTGGCTATGGTTTGCATTGATTACGTCTCAAAAGTTCATTTGCATTACTTGCATCTACATTCTTATTATGGATACATACACATGCATGTGACGTTGGTATTAGTTTATTTGTATAATCATAGATTGTATGGTTAACATCACCAAAACAAAAtgcttctttggaatcataagcaatccttaGTGGGACCTACTAattagatgtttcaagatgatgagttAGCCTATGTTTTTTCTGCGCTCGATCTTGActtgatcggatggttaggatcattgtaACAacgtgatttttgtgcaatggcTTGCACCCATTTGCATGCTTGAATGGAGTGCTTGAATCAATGATTGGCAAAGCCACATGCCAATTAAGAGCTTTGGGGTTGTTGCAAGTGTCCCCATGTAGGTGGATTCGTTAGcattgtgcatgtgtgtgtgtggtgtggcccacctgaatctcatggatggggctgatttttgggtcctaGGCCTAACTTCATGGGATGCATAATGTCGTCTCATGTGAGAAACACAACGATTCATGGCATTGTGTCTgtttgcatgtgcatgtgtgtgttgcAGTAgctttccattgttttctatggtgtgccaTACCCTATCCCCTCCCaatataaatatgtatgtatattatgtGTATGTATGCGTTAtgctttgaattttttattttatcatgaGGGGGAATACTTCTAGTGTCAGTGGTAAGGTGCTAAGCAGAAAATAATAAATATTCATTTTGTAGTAAGTTGACAAGTATCTGAATCATTGCAGGGAAGGCTTGATGTCATACAAGCAATTCATTCAGGAGCTTGAAGATGATATACTGCCAGCTGAAGCCGAGCGCAGGTGCTTCTTGGACATTTCTTAAGACTCCGTTAACGTCATGAATGCTGCACTGCATACATTCACCTTAATGATGTTGTTGTTATATATTCTTTTCACATTGACTAAAGCATGGTTGCAATCACACAGGTATGAGGAGTACCGGTCGGAGTATATTACAACCCAGAAACGTGCCTTTTTTGATGCTCATAAGGATGAAGAATGGTACTGGTTTCTTTTTTCCCTTATACTTGAATCTTtgtcttttgattttgatttatttatttatttattattattattttttatggtaccTGACTTGTTTTCTTGATATAGGCTCAAAGACAAGTATCATCCAACAAACTTGGTCACAGTCATAGAAAGGTGAGCTCTGCTGGTTTACATATTTGAAGGACAAATGAAAACAGTAAGGCTGAATAAGTTAATGGAAATTGATGAGGGCTTGGTGAATGTCCTTTTCACTTAAGTAACCAGTTCTCCTGATGTTTCCTGCCAGTGTTCTTTTAAAAAGAGGAATAGGTGTTCTTGATGGGACTTTTTGTGGAGAGATCTATTGCTTGCTTATATTTTCTTTTCCATTGTCTACTTATTTTTTGTTGTATTTGTGTGGCCTTCTTTTAGGAGGAACGAACAAGCTCGGGCAGTTGCGAAGGATTTTTTGTTGGATCTACACAGTGGAGAGCTGGATATGTAAGATGTCTTCTTTTGTGTAGTTGATCTGTTTGATGATCCAGAGTCATGTTTCCAATTTCTTTCCATTTTTGAGATGCAGAGGTCCCGGTTTTATTGCATCATCATCGATAAAATCAGGACAGGGAAGCGAACCGAACTCCGAGGATGAAGCGGATATTGGTGGCAAACGAAGAAGACATGGAAGGGGTCCGGCAAAAGAAAGTGACCTCCTTTCATCCGCTCCCAGGGCTCACCCTGTAAGTGCTGATCCCAGGCGAATCCAAGCTGACATTCAACAAGCACAGGCGCTTATACGTAAGCTTGACAAAGAAAAGGGCATCGATGACAATGTCCTGTGCAGCATGGATCAAGACAAAGGGGAAGGGGAGAAGCCCCATAGTGGATCTATGGGTCCACTTATAATTATACGAGGTTTAAACACTGTCAAGGGCCTTGAGGGTGTTGAGTTACTTGATACGCTGATTACTTACCTATGGCGCATCCATGGTTTAGACTACTATGGCATGTCTGAGACAAATGAAGCGAAGGGTCCTCGGCATGTGAGAGCAGAGGGCAAAGGTTATGATGAAACAAATAATGTTGGGCCTGAGTGGGAAAAGAAGCTTGACTCATTCTGGCAAGGAAGGTTACATGGTCAGGATCCCTTGGAAAAAATGACAGCCAAGGAGAAGATAGATGCAGCTGCTGTTGAAGCTTTAGATCCTTATGTTAGGAAAATAAGGGACGAGAAGTATGGGTGGAAGTATGGCTGTGGAGCAAAGGGCTGCACAAAACTCTTCCATGCTGCTGAGTTTGTGCATAAGCATCTGAGACTGAAGCACCCAGAGCTTGTGTTGGAGCTGACTTCGAAGGTGCGCGAGGATCTGTACTTCCAAAACTATATGAagtaagtataggttttggtagCTTTTTTCAAATGTTCTGATGGATTTGTTTGAACAGTTTGTTGATTATTCTTGTTCTCATTGCAGTGATGCAGATGCACCTGGTGGGACGCCTGTGATGCAGCAATCAGTACCGGTATGATTCATGAATGCCTTTGGATGTGCATTTATctgtattcattttttggatgtgTGCTATCTGTATTCATGCAACAATCAGTACTGGTTCAGCAATCAGCACTGGCATCTGAAGTTGGCACTGATGGTGGTATATCATTGAATATTTTACTGCAGAGAAGGAAATCGCTATACATACAGCCTGCAGAAGTATTaggattaatatgaaattgtttCTTTTCCTGAACATGCCAGTATTGATCTTTTTTAGCTAGTTTGTACATACAATCTGAGTTGCTATTCCAGTTCGTTTATGATATTCATCAGTGGGAAGGAATTAATTACGTAGTTTGATTAGTAGTTTACTCATGAAAGGAATGAACTTCAGTCTGACTTATTATCATAGCTACATTGAGATGTGACAAAAATGATTGAAAATTCAATGCTATATACAATTATAGACCACATTCCCTTGTTTCTTATCTTTTAATAATCTGCTAACTTTTAATATTTAATGATTTTTGTCTCATTCTTTCCATGGTGTGAAGTCTCTAAATGCCCATGAATAGTATCAAACCTTTATTCCATGGTCTTTCCATGAGATTCATCTTTCTTACTCTTAAGCAATTCCCTGAGGGTGGCTCTAGTCAATCCATCATTTATGTTTCATCTTTCATGTCCTTTTCATGAATGGCCAGGGGCCAAAACCATCATTAGCTGAGATAATGGCCATTATATAAGTCCATTTACTTATTATTTAGATATTACTTTCAATAAGTAGCGGGCATTGTGACTGTTATCTATTAATAACGATTTTGCTCATTATATTCGCAGGAATTATGGGTATATTTAACATTCATACACTTATATAATGCCATCGGATTATTTTAAAGAGAAAtgttcacacacaactagttgtacaTCTGACTAGTTGCCTCATTTAAGGAGTAATTAATGTTAGAAAATGTTTCCAAGATCAGGGTTATTTCAAAGAGGAAAAAGACTTgctggcttgggtgggccccatcgtggcGTTATTGTGAAATCCacccaaccatcaggtgagtcGCCTTGTGTTAGACTCAAGGCCCGAAAATTAGCCCCATCCATTGTTCAGGTGTACCACACGATTCTAAACAGTGTACATAGAAAGCtgaccctccaaactgtttcccttcgtGTAGCTCACATGAATCACGTATGGGCCTACTTTTTGGGCCTCATGACTAGCTTTTGGCGTGGCATCTAACATTTGAGTGGATTTCATACGCTCATCTTGGTGGACCCTGTAAAATCAAGTGTGGAggtctctctcccaactgtttccattggtatggcccacttgaatcatagatcggtatgatttttttttttttttttaatctctggGCCTagcatgggattacacatctaatggtcggagtggatctcaaCCTCAAATTGTGATGGGCCCCGTCTTGTGTCTCTTGGTTTCAAGACAAGTATCACTATTCTGACTGGGATTGTGCGGCGTAGAACAGAACACCGAGATTGGCACTGATGTggcaaagttatgtgggccttaccattatgtatgtgttttatccacaccgtccatccattttgctagatcagtTTAggtaatgagcccaaaaatgaggcatatccaaaggtcaagtggaccacaccacagaaagcagtggggagggggccacataggttttggatcaagatcgtatttgtgttttcctttcatcaggtctgtgtgaccttacgaacagcttggatggccaataacatcatgatgggccttgggaaggtttcaacagtctgTCATTGTCcttgctgttttctgtggtgtggtgcacttgagctttggatctgcctcatttttgggttcatgtccttattggatctagcaaaatggatggacggtgtgggtataacacatgcatcatgttggggccaACAAAATTTGCCAAGCCAACACAGACCTTTGTCTTGTGTTCTACGCTCCGCAATCCAAGTCCGGAtcaggtgttacccaggtaaaaCCATAGTAGGTGTTTccccgactgtggggcccaccttgatgtacgtgttgtatatccacactgtccatcggtTTTCCCAGCTCACTTTAGTGcatagtcccaaaaatgaagtagagccacttctcaagtggactacaacacataaaacattggtgattgaccattaaagacttcttgtaggctacaagttttggatcaagctgatatttctgtttgtccttcatctaggtccgtgtgactttatcaacgggttggatggcaaataaaaattacggtgggccctaggaagcttttaattgtgggtgttcaatgtccactgtttcctgtggcgtggcctCCTTggtatttggatttgcttcatttttgggaccatccactataatgatctgtaaaaattgatgaacggcgtggatatacaacacatatatatcaaggtgggcaccatgcattgttgtcaaatgtgatcacatatgcgcatactgtggatcgaatcgcatatgccatgcgatcctggcaagtatgccatggcatacttttatatgctaCCAATATGAGATTGCATATGCaagtatgcgatcacatattttcCAATAGCCAGAGTGGaagcaaattttttatttttatttttccttttcaatttgaagaacttttgcctataaatagggtATCCCCTctattttcactattctttactccaaagctctaaatctcttactctctcttttacacctctctctcctactctaatctctctacaattatttcaagtatgtttattttatttttttgcaagtTGTGGTTACTTTTTATAAATTAAGTTGTTAGTTATAAcatgtaagttgtttcaagttacccatttatcaataaaatttctttgttcgaagTTTTTAATAAGTAATTCACTTTTAATGCAGCTTGTTGattattttgttaaaatttatataatatagtataagtatttaaatatataacttaatgaaacactcaaactataatgaaataagtaaaataacccaatccaatcatgtgtactaattaggcaagtttttcctaatttttaaaaatttattcaatttttatttttattttttccttttttcaattttttattatttaaaaaaaatatgccatggcaAATGCGATTGTGGcattgtgcgattgcatatgcgatttgGCAACAAGCACCCACTactgtgttacccgggtaacacctaatccactccccactATCCTTGGGAACTTAACACCGTTTTGGGAATCAACAGGTGCCAAAGGGGTGCCCACCCTTCaattttttatggggcccaccatgatgtgtacgtgAGATGCACTTCGATCATTAGATGCGTAATCCCATGTTGGGCCTGGgactaaaaaatcaggctgatctatgATTCaattgggccataccaatggaaacagttgggagagacatccaccattgatttttacatGGCCCACTGTGTGAGCATGTGGAATccgctccaaccattagatgccacaccaaaggtTAGGCCTGAGGCTCCAAAAGCAGGCTCATACATGATTCAAGTGCGCCATACTAAgcgaaacagtttggagggcgaGTTTTCCtgtacactattttcaatcatgtggtccacctgaacgaCGTATGGGGCTGATTTTCGGGCCCTgggtctaacatggggtgactcgcctgatggatggggtggatttcacattaacaccacagtggggcccacccaagtccACAAATCCTTCCTCTTTTGAATAACTTTTTCAGAGGCAACATTTTTTAAACATTAACCAGTAATTAAATTAGGCAACTAGTTGGGtgtacaactagttgtgtgtgagcatgtCGCTATTTTAAATATGTTTAACATAATTTTAAATGTTGTCTACTACATATAATGCCAATAGCTTGGTGCAAAACTTTCTTGCAATTAGTTATTTGAGGTGATTAAGCTACACAGTTGAAAAGGACATGAAATGGGTGTTTAAACTAAAGTGAGGGCAGATAGGTGATTAGGGTAGAACTCTGCATTAAACCTCGTGGAAAGAAGAGGTGTGCCACACTATGGCCTGGTTATTATCAGATAAATTGGGATTATATATGTTAGATCTGGGGTCATATTTGGGGATcgaaaccattgatctgatgagatACGTTGGTGATTGTTTCTTTGAATATCTCCAAGGTTGGAAGAGCCTAAATAATCAATAAATATCCCACAAAATAATGCTCATGGGGATGATCAATATTTAAAGGAAATTTTCTAGGGGTTGAAATTATGTCAATCTGAAAACTTTTCTGCCC
This window encodes:
- the LOC131243954 gene encoding serrate RNA effector molecule; this encodes MAEVMDMPLESLDRRRERQPDRRDRTDEESPPPPPRRRDRDSRERRDERDERLPNRRAEYHDRARSPGPVGSSRDRERDYKRRLSPSPPPYPHRDRRHSPPRRSPPPPFKRSRRDDGGYENRRGSPRFGYDYGGYDRGSLGGRPGYADERPHGRYMNRSSGGYQEWTDSARAGFLDVLNPGGAQREGLMSYKQFIQELEDDILPAEAERRYEEYRSEYITTQKRAFFDAHKDEEWLKDKYHPTNLVTVIERRNEQARAVAKDFLLDLHSGELDIGPGFIASSSIKSGQGSEPNSEDEADIGGKRRRHGRGPAKESDLLSSAPRAHPVSADPRRIQADIQQAQALIRKLDKEKGIDDNVLCSMDQDKGEGEKPHSGSMGPLIIIRGLNTVKGLEGVELLDTLITYLWRIHGLDYYGMSETNEAKGPRHVRAEGKGYDETNNVGPEWEKKLDSFWQGRLHGQDPLEKMTAKEKIDAAAVEALDPYVRKIRDEKYGWKYGCGAKGCTKLFHAAEFVHKHLRLKHPELVLELTSKVREDLYFQNYMNDADAPGGTPVMQQSVPRDKPQRRRPGSDNRLRDDRGNRRDQERVDRVNDEERYDRNENSPSRDLQSNTSGLEGGNPDDTIYDAYGGQGMRGAPPFASDIPPPPVLMPVPGAGPLGPFVPAPPEVAMRMLREQGGPAPYEGNGGPRGRKGRSGPQVGGPAPILAVSPAFRQDPRRIRSYQDLDAPEDEVTVIDYRSL